The DNA sequence GTCGACAGCGACGGCATCGAGATTTGCCACGACCCTGCGGAATCTGAACCCTCTCAGTTTGAAAGGTGTCACTCATGGTCTTGCAAGGCCGCCGCCCGGTCCTCGGAATTCTTGAGCTTGATGAAGGACTGGCACCTGATGGCGCGTTCCTTATTGCAAGGGAGGGTTCTATGTTGCATCCAGCGACCTTTGATGGCCCGATCATCATGGAAATAGTGGAAGGCGCCTTCGCCGAGACTATTGTGCGCGGTGAGCCGTCTCTTAGGCTTAAGGACGCTTGTGTTGCTGCAGCGAGACGACTAGTCGAACGAGGCGCTGACGTAATCTCTGCTGACTGCGGTTTTTTCGTTCGCTATCAGGCAGCGGTTGCGGCTGCAGTCAATATACCCGTCGTGATGTCCAGCCTGCTACTCGTTCCGGCGTTGCTGCGGCAGCTATCGCCCGCTCAGAAGCTGGCGGTAGTAGCGGCTGACTCCCGACACTGCACCGAAGATCTGTTGGGGATAGAGAAGCCCGTCGATCGATCGAAAGTAGTCGTCGGAGGGATTGAAGGCGGTATGTTCGTAGGTAACGCGTTCGCGCGGCCATACATCCAAACCGATGTTGGACAAATTGAATCGGAAGTCGCAGCTTGTGTCGCGCAACTGCGCTCCGAACATTCTGAGATTGGAACCCTACTTTTCGAATGCACGGCTTTCCCGAGTATCAAAAACGCCCTACGCCGCATAACAGGGCTGCCGATCTACGACATCACGGACCTTTGTCGGCTGACGCTCGCGTCGGTTGCTAGCCCTGAATTGTCATGAATAACGATCAAGCTGTGGTTCCAACACAAAGCCCGCACGCCCATGGCAGTAAGCGGGATAGTGCGTCTTCGTGTTGTTCCCGGTGGGGCATTGGCACCGGAGTGCCGTTGTAGTGAGGGCGTCACCGGCAATCAGTGGGATTTGGAGCAGCAGCGGCAGTAGCCGCCGGCATCACACCTATTACCCACGGTAGCAAAGGCGGCCGGTCAACTCACATCATCTCAGACTCAGATGGCCACAATCGACAAACTGAATTTGACGGCAGCCACTCAGCGGTTTTGACTGACAAGGCGCTAATCGTTTCTGATGCACCAGCGCCATGCATATCTAGTCAACAGGAACGCCTGCCCGAAATGCAGGCATGAATGTAGTCATTGAGAGTACGCGCAGACACGACCTTGCTTCGCTAACGGGCCAAGAACGGCAAAAAAGATGGGAGAGACGGATGAATCGGCTTATAACGATGATTGCAGCTGCAGCCTCACTCGCAGTTGCGTCCGGCGGTAGCCCGTCCAGGGCCAACGCCGGCGAAGTTCTGGATCGCGTGCTCGCCACAAAGACGCTGACGGTGGCGGTGGGGCCGGATTGGGGACCCCTGTCCCATTTGAACGACAAACATGAGCTCGATGGTTCCGATATCGACCTTGCCAAGGCCATCGCGAAATCCCTTGGCGTGGAGGTAAAGTTCGTAACGACGAACTGGGATATGATAGCGGCAGGCAAGTGGCAGGGCCGTTGGGATATGGGCATGGGTCAAATGACGCCTACGAAGGAACGTGCCAAACTATTTGAGTTCGTCACTTACAGTTACATTCCAGAGGTAGCCATCGTACACAAGGATAGTAAGGCGACGAAACTTTCCGACCTCGACGGCAAGGTTATCGGTGTCGGATCGGGCGACGTGGCAGAGTCCTATGCCAAACATAACTTTACGCCCGGATGGGTCACCGCTAAACCAGTAAAGTACCAATTTACACCTGGCGAGCTGAAGATTTACCAAACGGACAGCCTTTTGTACGACGACCTTCGCCTGGGAGATGGAGTACGGCTTGATGCGGTGCTTAACTCTGATAACGGGGCTAGAAATGCGATAAAGGCCGGGTATCCAATTAAGATCCTTGACGAGCCGTTGTTCTCGGGGCCGGCTGCTATTTCCATTCTCCATGGCGACAAGGAATTCCTCGACAGGGTTGCGGCTGCCGTGAAAACGATGAGGGATGATGGCACCCTCGCCAAGCAGTCCATGAAATGGTTCGGCGCGGACTACAGCGTCGACAGATAATTGCAAAGCATAGCGGCCCCGCTGTCGGGGCCGCTCTTTGAAAGCGCTGCTCATGCTTTATCAGGACAACGTCGAGTCCGAGGTCCTCGTCCACAAGCCGTGGTTCGTTGCTTCAATTTTTGCCGTAGTGCTCGCGGTTTTTCTTATGTTCAATCTTACGGGCACCACCTTTGGCGAGCTCATGCGGCCTGTCATCGGCGACCCGGCGCAAAGTGGGATCTATGGTCGCTTCGCGATCGCGTTTGTGATAGCGATCATATTCTGTCTCAACATCGTTTTGATCGGTTTTGTTTCGCTGAAGGTGCAAATCGGTGTTGTCTGGGCCGAGCTACTGGTTCTGTTTCTTGCCTTCTTCAAGTCATTTAACCTGAGCATGCCCTTCATCTGGGAGAATTTACCATATCTGATCACGCAGGGAGCGGTTACGACGATCTATATCTCGGCGGTTTCACTGATATTCGCTTCGATCATCGCGATGATTGCCGCGATTGCAAAGCTTTCAAGCAATGGCTTCGCCTATGCAATCGCCAGTTTCTACACATCATTTTTCCGTGGCCTGCCGCTGCTGGTCCAGATTTACCTGATTTACCTCGGACTGCCGCAACTTGGTATCTTTATCAACGCCGTTCCTTCAGGCGTCTTGGCGCTGTCGCTTTGCACCGGAGCCTACATGACAGAAATTTTCCGTGCCGGTATCCAGAGCATCGACCGCGGCCAATGGGAAGCTTCGCGATCCATGGGTTTCGGCTTCGGTCTTACGATGCGTAGGATCATACTGCCGCAGGCGCTTCCGGTCATCATTCCCCCAATGGGAAACACGTTCATCTCAATGCTGAAGGACAGCTCACTCGTCTCCATCCTCGGTGTGTGGGAGCTCACGTTCCTTGCTCGCACACTCGGCCAGCCGACTTTTCAACACATGGAGATGCTCATAACGGCCGCAATTATATATTGGATTATGTCCATCTGCCTGGAACTGGTCCAGTCCAGGATCGAGCGCCACTTTGCTAGAAGCAAGGTGCGGTGATGGTCGTCAGCATAGGCAAGGTCACGTGAAGCACGCTCCAAAATTGTACGGCCCATCTAAGACGACTGTCGAGATAAGCTCCCCCGGGTCAAGTTCGGATCGGGGTTATCGGGCGGCCAGAGGAGTGGCAGTGAGTGATACAGTTATCGAAGCTAAGAACGTCTCGAAGTGGTACGGCACCTTCAGAGCATTGACTGACGTCAATCTCACGGTCCGCAAGGGCGAACGCATCGTTATCTGCGGCCCCTCCGGATCGGGAAAGTCGACGCTAATCCGCTGCTTTAATCGGCTCGAGGCGCACCAAGAGGGCGAGATCACTGTCAATGGGATCCGGTTGCATAACAAAATGCGCGACCTGGCTGAGGTTCGTACGAACGTCGGCATGGTGTTCCAGCACTTCAATCTCTTCCCGCATATGACGGTGCTGATGAACTGCATGGCAGCGCCGATGTGGATTAAGGGTATGTCAGAGGCCGAGGCAAAGAAGATCGCGCTAAAATTCCTCGAGCGCGTACGCATACCCGAGCAGGCGAACAAATTCCCTGGTCAACTCTCCGGAGGACAACAGCAGCGCGTCGCAATTGCCCGCTCGCTCTGCATGGAGCCTGCGGTCATGCTTTTCGACGAGCCGACCTCGTCTCTCGATCCGGAGATGGTCGCTGAGGTGCTCGAGACCATGACCAGTCTCGCGCGCGAGGGCATGACGATGGTCTGCGTCACCCACGAGATGGGTTTCGCGCGCTCCGTCGCCGATCGCGTCATCTTCATGGATGCAGGCCGGATCGTCGAGGAAGGCAAGCCGCACGACTTCTTCACCAAGCCTCAGCACGAAAGAACAAAGCTCTTCCTCCATCAAATCTTGTCGCACTGAGTTGATCAATCGGGCGGATCTGATTTAGCGACTATCAGAATTATCGAGAGACGAGCAACATAAGCAATATTAGTTGATTGCAACAGATCTCGGCCACAAAGCAACGGTCGCTTTAGCCAATCTTGTCATCTGAGTTTTAGATGAATCACATCGCCCAAACAGTATTTGAACACACCTAGCTCAAACGTCGTGGCTTCCGCCTAGAGTGAGATTCAAATTGCAGCGCCGTTGGAAAAACGACGGTGGATCGCGCTCGATGGTAGTACTGCCTGCGTTCATCGTTATGGGTGTGAGGCCGCTACCCTTGTGGGTTAGTGGGCGCGCGAGCGCGTGGCAGCTTGGCTTTAAGGGCGTGGCATATTTGGGTGCTTGTGAATTCGCGCCAGCAGTCGATCCCGAAAGCTTCCACAATGGCAAAGAGAACATCTCCACTCGTGCCGTTTCAACACAAGAGGTTCCGTTCTCTGTGGTCGGCTGCATTTGTTTCGAACCTTGGCACCCTAGTCGAGGGCGTGGCTGCTGCATGGCTGATGACGAGCATTGCCACGTCGCCTGGTATGGTGGCGCTCGTCCAGTCATCGACTACGCTGCCGTACATGATCTTTTCGCTCGCAGCGGGAGCGCTCGCAGATAACTCTGATCGCCGCCGGATTATGTTGACGGCTCAACTGCTGATGGTGTGCGTTTCCGCGTCTTTGGCGTTTTTGGCCTATACCCAGGCACTCACACCCTGGACTCTGTTGAGTCTCACGTTCCTGATCGGCTGTGGTTGGGCGTTGCACGACCCATCGTGGCAAGCTTCGATGGGAGATATCCTCCCTCGCGAGCACCTATCAAGCGCAGTTGCACTTAACGGCATGAGCTACAATCTCATGCGCAGCATCGGACCGGCCATTGGTGGGCTCATTGTAGCGGCAGCCGGTGCGGCCTTTGCGTTTCTTTTCAAATTCTTTTGCTACTTCGCCCTGATCATCGCGCTCTTGCGATGGAAAACTGTACGTGCGCGACAGCCGCTTCCGCGTGAGGCTTTCGGTAGTGCGATGGGCGCCGGCTTCCGCTATGTGCTGCTGTCGCCGAACCTTCTCAAGGTGATGTGTCGGAGTTTCGTTTTCGGTCTCACCGCCATCGTCATTCTGGCTCTGCTGCCGCTCATTGCCCGAGAACAGGTGAAGGGTACTGCCATAATCTACGGCGTGATGCTCGGCTTCTTTGGCCTGGGTGCCATTTGCGGCGCGCTTCTTATCACACGGAGCCGCGAAGTTCTCACCAACGAGTGGGTCATTCGTGGCGCATTCTTTGTGCTGGCGATCATCTGCTTCTTTCTGGCATCGTGCGAACACGTTTGGTTGAGCTGCCTTCTCCTCATGCCGGCTGGTGCGGCCTGGCTGCAGGCATTCTCGCTGTCCAACGTGACGGTTCAGCTTTCGGCGCCACGGTGGGTGGTTGGACGAGCTCTCTCCCTCTACCAGACGGCTACATATGGCGGCATGGCGGCGGGCAGCTGGATCTGGGGTGAATTGGCGGACATCCAGGGTGTTTCCGGGGCTTTGTTCGTTGCTAGCCTCGTTCTTGTCTTCGGGGGGCTGATCGGCATTCTTCTTCACCAACCGGATTTCGAAACACTCAATCTCGACCCGACCAATAAGTTCAGCGAACCGGCGCTGCAACTTGACCTGCGATCGCGCAGCGGACCGATCATGGCGATGGTTGATTATCGCATCGATCAGAAAGAAGTTCCAGAATTCCTCATCGTGATGACATCGTGGCGAAAAGCCCGACTCCGAGACGGTGCCAGGCAGTGGTCGCTGCTGCGCGACTTAGAAAAGCCCGGACTGTGGACCGAGTGTTACCACGTACCAACATGGGTCGAACATTTGCGACACAACCAGAGGCAGACCCATGCCGACGCTGAAATCGCAGCGCGCCTGGACGCACTGCACCAAGGCGATTGCCCGCCCAAATCCATCAAGATCGAACGGCAGACGTGCGGGTACACGACGACATGCCGCTTAAGCCCCACTTGGACAGGTCTTGAGCGAAAGGCCGGAAGCGGCGTCCCAAGTTCAACTTGCCAAGCCTAGGTGTTTAGTCCCGGCATTTGCTGGAGCGGATTGAGGGTGAAGCGCTCGGGCTGGGAAGCCCATGCCTTGCAGATGAACTCGTAGGGGGTGAGACCTTTGAGGTCTTGAGCCTGCGACCGAAGTTGTAGGCTGTGACGAACTCGGCAAGGTGCCGACGCAGTTGGTCGTGATCGTCGTAGTGGAAACGCT is a window from the Mesorhizobium australicum WSM2073 genome containing:
- a CDS encoding transporter substrate-binding domain-containing protein, whose product is MNRLITMIAAAASLAVASGGSPSRANAGEVLDRVLATKTLTVAVGPDWGPLSHLNDKHELDGSDIDLAKAIAKSLGVEVKFVTTNWDMIAAGKWQGRWDMGMGQMTPTKERAKLFEFVTYSYIPEVAIVHKDSKATKLSDLDGKVIGVGSGDVAESYAKHNFTPGWVTAKPVKYQFTPGELKIYQTDSLLYDDLRLGDGVRLDAVLNSDNGARNAIKAGYPIKILDEPLFSGPAAISILHGDKEFLDRVAAAVKTMRDDGTLAKQSMKWFGADYSVDR
- a CDS encoding amino acid ABC transporter permease, with the translated sequence MLYQDNVESEVLVHKPWFVASIFAVVLAVFLMFNLTGTTFGELMRPVIGDPAQSGIYGRFAIAFVIAIIFCLNIVLIGFVSLKVQIGVVWAELLVLFLAFFKSFNLSMPFIWENLPYLITQGAVTTIYISAVSLIFASIIAMIAAIAKLSSNGFAYAIASFYTSFFRGLPLLVQIYLIYLGLPQLGIFINAVPSGVLALSLCTGAYMTEIFRAGIQSIDRGQWEASRSMGFGFGLTMRRIILPQALPVIIPPMGNTFISMLKDSSLVSILGVWELTFLARTLGQPTFQHMEMLITAAIIYWIMSICLELVQSRIERHFARSKVR
- a CDS encoding amino acid ABC transporter ATP-binding protein, encoding MSDTVIEAKNVSKWYGTFRALTDVNLTVRKGERIVICGPSGSGKSTLIRCFNRLEAHQEGEITVNGIRLHNKMRDLAEVRTNVGMVFQHFNLFPHMTVLMNCMAAPMWIKGMSEAEAKKIALKFLERVRIPEQANKFPGQLSGGQQQRVAIARSLCMEPAVMLFDEPTSSLDPEMVAEVLETMTSLAREGMTMVCVTHEMGFARSVADRVIFMDAGRIVEEGKPHDFFTKPQHERTKLFLHQILSH